From one Nonomuraea polychroma genomic stretch:
- a CDS encoding fatty acid desaturase family protein — MTVVDTSRVRAPGERGSDFAKLSRRIAQAGLLDKRPGYYTARIGLVAGLFAGSWALFAAIGDSWWQVPVAVLLAVAFAQVTLLAHDLAHGQISRSRRTSRMAGLLVGNLAVGLSYGWWMDKHTRHHANPNHEDHDPDVSPEVLVWSENQAAGAGRVAKIIGRWQAFLFFPLLTLEGLNLKVASFRALRRESLKNRRVEGLLLVAHNLAYLGAVFLVLSPGKALVFLAVHLAGYGVYLGCTFAPNHKGMPVLTAEDELDFLRRQVLTSRNVRGGRLVTTALGGLNYQIEHHLFPSMPTANLRKAQPIVSDYCRSIGVDYAECGLFASWGQALRHLHEVGRPLRAGSRRSQDW; from the coding sequence GTGACTGTAGTGGACACCTCCCGCGTCAGGGCACCGGGGGAGCGGGGGAGCGACTTCGCGAAGCTGTCGCGCCGCATCGCTCAGGCAGGGCTGCTCGACAAGCGTCCCGGCTACTACACGGCCAGGATCGGCCTCGTGGCGGGCCTGTTCGCCGGGAGTTGGGCGTTGTTCGCCGCAATCGGGGACTCCTGGTGGCAGGTGCCGGTCGCGGTGCTGCTGGCTGTCGCGTTCGCCCAGGTGACGCTGCTGGCCCACGACCTGGCGCACGGGCAGATCTCCCGGTCGCGGCGCACGTCCAGGATGGCCGGGCTCCTGGTGGGCAATCTGGCCGTCGGGCTCAGCTACGGCTGGTGGATGGACAAGCACACGCGACACCACGCCAACCCGAACCACGAGGACCACGACCCGGACGTCTCGCCCGAGGTGCTGGTCTGGTCGGAGAATCAGGCCGCGGGCGCGGGCAGGGTGGCCAAGATCATCGGCCGTTGGCAGGCGTTCCTGTTCTTCCCCCTGCTCACGCTGGAAGGGCTGAACCTGAAGGTCGCCAGCTTCCGCGCGCTGCGCCGCGAGTCGCTCAAGAACCGGAGGGTCGAAGGGCTGCTGCTGGTCGCGCACAACCTGGCCTACCTCGGCGCGGTGTTCCTGGTGCTCTCGCCCGGCAAGGCGCTGGTGTTCCTCGCCGTGCATCTGGCGGGCTACGGCGTCTACCTGGGGTGCACGTTCGCGCCCAACCACAAGGGGATGCCCGTGCTCACCGCCGAGGACGAGCTGGACTTCCTCCGCCGCCAGGTCCTGACCTCCAGGAACGTGCGCGGCGGCCGGCTGGTCACCACCGCGCTCGGCGGCCTGAACTACCAGATCGAGCACCACCTGTTCCCCAGCATGCCCACGGCGAACCTGCGCAAGGCGCAGCCCATCGTCAGCGACTACTGCCGGTCGATCGGCGTGGACTATGCCGAATGCGGCCTGTTCGCGTCCTGGGGGCAGGCCCTGCGCCACCTGCACGAGGTGGGCCGGCCGCTGCGAGCGGGAAGTCGCCGATCACAGGATTGGTAG
- a CDS encoding pentapeptide repeat-containing protein, giving the protein MVNRRPTFPTERTIGAADWDDPLELEGKSYRRVLFQDVDLTELVDRGSTFEECTFGNVRFNVSEHDDAQFLNCTFIRCSLFDATFRGCKLTGSVFEDCSYGLLKVEGGDWSYVAMPGADLRGSSLHGVRLREAELNGVRLEGAELRRADLTGAWLRGADLTKCDLRGSDLSTLDPHEVTLKNAIIDPFQATVVAAALGLVVRE; this is encoded by the coding sequence ATGGTCAACAGGAGACCCACCTTCCCCACCGAGCGGACGATCGGCGCCGCCGACTGGGACGATCCCCTGGAGCTCGAAGGCAAGAGCTACCGGCGGGTCCTGTTCCAAGATGTCGACCTGACGGAGCTGGTCGATCGCGGCTCGACGTTCGAGGAGTGCACGTTCGGCAACGTGCGGTTCAACGTGTCGGAGCACGACGACGCCCAGTTCCTCAACTGCACGTTCATCCGCTGCTCGCTCTTCGACGCCACGTTCAGGGGCTGCAAGCTGACCGGCAGCGTCTTCGAGGACTGCTCATACGGGCTGCTGAAGGTCGAGGGCGGCGACTGGTCGTACGTCGCCATGCCCGGCGCGGACTTGCGCGGCAGCTCCCTCCACGGTGTCCGGCTACGCGAGGCTGAACTCAACGGAGTCCGGCTCGAGGGCGCCGAGCTGCGGCGGGCCGACCTGACGGGGGCGTGGCTGCGCGGGGCTGACCTGACCAAGTGCGATCTGCGCGGCAGCGACCTGAGCACGCTGGACCCGCACGAGGTCACGCTCAAGAACGCGATCATCGACCCGTTCCAGGCCACGGTCGTGGCGGCGGCGCTGGGGCTGGTCGTCCGCGAATAG
- a CDS encoding aldo/keto reductase — MRYRLLGRTGLRVSELFLGAMTFRSASPEVRRILDAYADAGGNMVDTASMYGDSESIVGELLQGRRDRYVLASKYTGTRDRTDLNAAGNHRKNLVLTLEQSLRRLRTDYIDLYWVHVWDRHTPVEETMRALDDVVRSGKVLYVGISDAPAWLVSRANTVAEFRGWTPFAGLQVPYSLLRRDVERELLPMAEAFGMSVAAWGTLERGVLSGRYNDPGAPASRVSPASLGERELAAARAVVEVAGELGVTASQVALAWVLRRGVHPIVGASSAEQLKDNLGAAGLALPEEAVRQLESAVEFELGFPRDFVEEVDRSPGIYGDAVHLLDGR; from the coding sequence ATGCGTTACCGGCTGCTCGGCCGTACCGGGCTGCGGGTCTCGGAGCTGTTCCTCGGCGCGATGACCTTCCGCTCGGCGTCGCCGGAGGTCCGGCGCATTCTCGACGCGTACGCCGACGCGGGTGGCAACATGGTCGACACGGCCTCGATGTACGGAGACAGCGAGAGCATCGTCGGCGAGCTGCTGCAGGGGCGGCGCGATCGTTACGTGCTGGCCAGCAAGTACACCGGCACCCGTGACCGCACCGATCTCAACGCGGCAGGCAACCACCGCAAGAACCTGGTGCTGACGCTGGAGCAGAGCCTGCGGCGGCTGCGCACCGACTACATCGACCTCTACTGGGTGCACGTGTGGGACCGGCACACCCCGGTCGAGGAGACGATGCGGGCGCTGGACGACGTGGTCCGCTCGGGCAAAGTGCTCTATGTCGGCATATCGGATGCCCCGGCGTGGCTGGTCAGCCGAGCCAACACGGTCGCCGAGTTCCGGGGGTGGACACCGTTCGCGGGGCTGCAGGTGCCCTACAGCCTGCTGCGGCGGGACGTGGAGCGCGAGCTGCTGCCGATGGCGGAGGCGTTCGGGATGAGCGTGGCGGCCTGGGGGACGCTCGAGCGGGGCGTGTTGTCCGGCCGGTACAACGACCCCGGGGCGCCGGCCTCGCGGGTGTCGCCCGCCTCGCTCGGCGAGCGCGAGCTGGCCGCGGCGCGGGCGGTGGTGGAGGTCGCCGGGGAGCTGGGTGTCACGGCGTCGCAGGTCGCGCTGGCGTGGGTGCTGCGGCGGGGCGTGCACCCGATCGTGGGGGCCAGCAGTGCCGAGCAGCTCAAGGACAACCTGGGGGCGGCGGGGCTCGCGCTGCCCGAGGAGGCGGTGCGGCAGCTGGAGTCGGCGGTGGAGTTCGAGCTGGGCTTCCCGCGAGACTTCGTGGAGGAGGTCGACCGTAGCCCCGGCATCTACGGCGACGCCGTCCACTTGCTCGACGGCCGCTGA
- a CDS encoding copper resistance CopC family protein, protein MTLSLHRHVRAAAAVGLACATFLATTPSPAFAHDALKSSSPAKNAQVSASSLEEIELEYTASVKFPFVVLHDAKGTEVPLGKPRLAGPKVVADVKGPLAAGAYVIAWRVVSSDGHPIEGEIPFRVKGSSSPTPAAGAGATQNAPSTSPAQEAEPSEAGASSAGPSAGVPGWIWGGAAGLVVLGAFVVLRGARRGPEREDANAD, encoded by the coding sequence ATGACCTTGTCCCTGCACCGTCACGTCCGCGCGGCCGCTGCGGTCGGGCTGGCCTGTGCCACCTTCCTCGCCACCACCCCCTCGCCGGCGTTCGCCCACGACGCACTCAAAAGCAGTTCGCCCGCGAAGAACGCGCAGGTCTCCGCGAGCTCGCTGGAGGAGATCGAGCTCGAGTACACCGCGAGCGTCAAGTTCCCGTTCGTCGTGCTGCACGACGCCAAGGGCACGGAGGTGCCGCTCGGCAAGCCGCGGCTCGCGGGGCCGAAGGTGGTGGCCGATGTCAAGGGGCCGCTCGCGGCCGGCGCGTACGTCATCGCGTGGCGGGTCGTCTCGTCGGACGGCCACCCCATCGAGGGTGAGATCCCGTTCCGCGTGAAAGGATCGTCCTCCCCCACGCCGGCCGCCGGCGCGGGAGCGACGCAGAACGCTCCGTCCACGTCGCCCGCTCAGGAGGCGGAGCCGTCGGAGGCCGGGGCGTCATCTGCGGGGCCATCGGCCGGCGTTCCCGGGTGGATCTGGGGCGGGGCGGCCGGGCTCGTCGTGCTGGGAGCGTTCGTTGTGCTGAGGGGCGCCCGCCGTGGGCCCGAGCGGGAGGACGCGAATGCGGATTGA
- a CDS encoding helix-turn-helix domain-containing protein produces the protein MSDNELGAFLRARREACKPADVGLPDGARRRTPGLRRSELATVAGLSVEYLTRLEQGRDRNPSMQVLTALADALRMTPEERIHLRSLNKVASGAIGLCPSVYEGPARTVRSTVRAVLDRLEPAPAAVVNLLSEVVARTSGYERLFGPVGLLDGDPPSMIKYVFADTRARTAFPDWDRVADEYAAALRLEVAQGDEYAAELVSELSFAAGEPFAERLSGPPEPPRMAAVERLAHPQAGQLRLAREVLDLDGGEQRLLVYLPADAATSAALDRLTGRHPGALKAVTA, from the coding sequence GTGAGTGACAACGAGCTGGGTGCCTTTCTGCGGGCCCGACGCGAGGCATGCAAGCCCGCCGACGTCGGGCTGCCCGACGGCGCCCGCCGACGCACGCCGGGGCTGCGCAGGTCGGAGCTGGCCACCGTGGCGGGGCTGAGCGTCGAATACCTGACCAGGCTGGAGCAGGGCCGCGACCGCAACCCGTCCATGCAGGTGCTCACCGCCCTCGCCGACGCCCTTCGCATGACGCCGGAGGAGCGGATCCATCTCCGCTCTCTGAACAAGGTCGCCAGCGGCGCCATCGGACTGTGCCCCTCGGTCTACGAGGGCCCGGCACGCACGGTGCGGTCCACCGTGCGTGCCGTGCTCGACCGGCTGGAGCCCGCGCCCGCCGCCGTGGTCAACCTGCTGAGCGAGGTGGTGGCCCGCACGAGCGGCTACGAGCGGCTCTTCGGCCCCGTCGGCCTGCTGGACGGCGACCCGCCCAGCATGATCAAGTACGTGTTCGCCGACACGCGCGCCAGGACCGCCTTCCCGGACTGGGATCGGGTGGCCGACGAGTACGCCGCCGCCCTGCGCCTGGAGGTCGCCCAGGGCGACGAGTACGCCGCCGAGCTCGTCTCCGAGCTGTCGTTCGCGGCGGGCGAGCCCTTCGCAGAGCGGCTGTCGGGGCCGCCCGAGCCGCCGCGCATGGCCGCCGTGGAGCGGCTCGCGCACCCGCAGGCCGGGCAGCTGCGGCTGGCCCGCGAGGTGCTCGACCTCGACGGCGGCGAGCAGCGGCTGCTCGTCTACCTGCCGGCCGACGCGGCCACCTCGGCCGCCCTCGACCGCCTCACCGGCCGCCACCCGGGCGCACTGAAAGCCGTCACCGCCTAG
- a CDS encoding NADPH-dependent FMN reductase encodes MTNMKLAVITGSVREGRFGPTITRWFTEHARQHGLFDVDVVDLADTPLPLELPGTLEQLVDVRGRPGDLRRLAARLEQADAYVVVTPEYNHSLPASLKHLIDWHPVQWQAKPVALVSYGGYGGGVRAAEHLRQIFCEMHAVTIRNWISLDQHWTRFDAEGRLMDPEGPDGAAKAMLDQLGWWSTVLHEARLATPYRA; translated from the coding sequence ATGACGAACATGAAACTCGCGGTGATCACCGGCAGCGTTCGCGAAGGCCGTTTCGGCCCCACGATCACGAGGTGGTTCACCGAACACGCGCGACAGCACGGCCTGTTCGACGTCGACGTCGTCGACCTGGCGGACACGCCGCTGCCGCTGGAGCTGCCCGGCACCCTAGAGCAACTCGTGGACGTGCGCGGCCGTCCCGGGGACCTCAGGCGGCTGGCCGCGCGGCTGGAACAGGCGGACGCGTACGTGGTGGTGACGCCGGAGTACAACCACAGCCTCCCCGCCTCGCTCAAGCACCTCATCGACTGGCACCCCGTCCAGTGGCAGGCCAAGCCGGTCGCGCTGGTGTCCTACGGCGGCTACGGCGGCGGCGTGCGCGCGGCCGAGCACCTGCGGCAGATCTTCTGCGAGATGCACGCCGTCACCATCCGCAACTGGATCAGCCTCGACCAGCACTGGACCCGGTTCGACGCCGAGGGCCGGCTCATGGATCCTGAAGGGCCGGACGGCGCGGCCAAGGCCATGCTGGACCAGCTCGGCTGGTGGAGCACGGTGCTGCACGAAGCCCGCCTGGCCACGCCGTACCGGGCCTGA
- a CDS encoding phosphoketolase family protein — protein MDHIDAYWRAANYLSVGQIYLLDNPLLAEPLRPEHIKPRLLGHWGTTPGLNFCFAHLNRVIKDRDQDMIYICGPGHGGPAAVAHAWLEGSYSERYPDISQDVEGMRRLFRQFSFPGGVPSHVAPETPGSIHEGGELGYSLAHAYGAAFDNPDLVVACIIGDGEAETGPLAASWHSNKFVDRRRDGIVLPILHLNGYKIANPTVLARIPEQDLLKLMEGYGYRPHLVGPDHQEMAGTLDAAFDQMAAYKSGDDDRLPMIVLRTPKGWTGPREVDGKPVEGTWRAHQVPLAKVRENPAHLAMLEEWMRSYRPEELFDSGGRPNQGILGTVPRGTHRMSANPHANGGELLEPLRLPDFHRYAIEVKSPATQSSEPTRVLGEFLRDVIAANPRTFRLMGPDETASNRLQAVFETTDRAWNAELLPTDENLGSGGRVMEVLSEHLCQGWLEGYLLTGRHGLFNCYEAFIHIVDAMFNQHAKWLESSQKISWRRPVASLTYLLSSHVWRQDHNGFSHQDPGFLDVVVNKKASVVRVYLPPDANTLLSVSDHCLRSRDYVNVIVAGKQPVLDLFTMEEAVAHNTRGLGILPWASTDEGVEPDVVLACAGDVPTMETLAAAALIREHLPELKVRVINVVDLMRLQPQSEHPHGMPDAEFDTLFTTDKPIIFNFHGYPSLIHQLAYRRHGHGHLHVRGYKEEGTTTTPFDMAMLNDIDRYHLVMDVIDRVPGLGSKAAHLRQRMSDARLRARAYTRELGEDPVEISSWTWPAAFSS, from the coding sequence ATGGACCATATAGACGCGTACTGGCGGGCGGCCAACTACCTGTCCGTCGGGCAGATCTACCTGCTGGACAATCCGCTGCTCGCCGAGCCGCTGCGCCCGGAGCACATCAAGCCGCGCCTGCTCGGCCACTGGGGCACCACGCCGGGGCTGAACTTCTGCTTCGCCCATCTCAACCGGGTGATCAAGGATCGGGACCAGGACATGATCTACATCTGCGGTCCCGGGCACGGTGGTCCCGCGGCCGTGGCCCACGCGTGGCTGGAGGGGTCGTACTCGGAGCGCTATCCGGACATCTCCCAGGACGTCGAGGGGATGCGGCGGTTGTTCCGGCAGTTCTCCTTCCCCGGGGGCGTGCCGAGCCACGTCGCGCCGGAGACTCCGGGCTCGATCCACGAGGGCGGCGAGCTGGGTTACTCGCTCGCCCACGCCTACGGCGCCGCGTTCGACAACCCGGACCTGGTGGTGGCGTGCATCATCGGGGACGGCGAGGCCGAGACCGGCCCGCTGGCCGCGAGCTGGCACTCCAACAAGTTCGTGGACCGCCGCCGCGACGGCATCGTGCTGCCGATCCTGCACCTCAACGGCTACAAGATCGCCAATCCGACCGTGCTCGCCCGCATCCCCGAGCAGGACCTCCTCAAGCTCATGGAGGGGTACGGCTACCGCCCTCACCTGGTCGGCCCCGACCATCAGGAGATGGCCGGCACCTTGGACGCCGCGTTCGACCAGATGGCCGCCTACAAGAGCGGCGACGACGACCGGCTGCCGATGATCGTCCTGCGCACGCCGAAGGGCTGGACGGGGCCGCGCGAGGTGGACGGCAAGCCCGTCGAGGGAACGTGGCGCGCGCACCAGGTGCCGCTGGCCAAGGTCCGCGAGAACCCGGCCCACCTGGCCATGCTCGAGGAGTGGATGCGCTCGTACCGCCCCGAGGAGCTGTTCGACAGCGGTGGCCGGCCGAACCAGGGCATTCTCGGCACGGTGCCGCGGGGCACGCACAGGATGAGCGCGAACCCGCACGCCAACGGCGGCGAGCTGCTGGAGCCGCTGCGGCTGCCGGACTTCCACAGGTACGCGATCGAGGTCAAGTCGCCCGCCACGCAGTCGAGCGAGCCGACCCGCGTGCTCGGCGAGTTCCTGCGCGACGTGATCGCGGCCAACCCGCGCACGTTCCGGCTGATGGGTCCCGACGAGACGGCCTCCAACCGGCTGCAGGCCGTGTTCGAGACGACGGACCGGGCGTGGAACGCCGAACTGCTGCCGACCGACGAGAACCTCGGCTCGGGCGGCCGCGTGATGGAGGTGCTGTCCGAGCACCTGTGCCAGGGCTGGCTGGAGGGTTACCTGCTGACCGGCAGGCACGGGCTGTTCAACTGCTACGAGGCGTTCATCCACATCGTGGACGCCATGTTCAACCAGCACGCCAAGTGGCTGGAGTCGTCGCAGAAGATCTCGTGGCGGCGGCCGGTGGCGTCGCTGACGTACCTGCTGTCGTCGCACGTGTGGCGGCAGGACCACAACGGCTTCAGCCACCAGGACCCGGGGTTCCTGGACGTTGTCGTGAACAAGAAGGCGTCCGTGGTCCGGGTCTACCTGCCGCCGGACGCCAACACGCTGCTGTCGGTGAGCGACCACTGCCTGCGCTCCCGCGACTACGTCAACGTGATCGTGGCGGGCAAGCAGCCGGTGCTGGACCTGTTCACGATGGAGGAGGCCGTCGCGCACAACACGCGCGGCCTCGGCATCCTGCCCTGGGCCTCCACCGACGAGGGCGTGGAGCCGGACGTGGTGCTGGCCTGCGCGGGCGACGTGCCCACCATGGAGACGCTGGCCGCCGCCGCGCTCATCCGCGAGCACCTGCCCGAGCTGAAGGTCCGGGTCATCAACGTGGTCGACCTGATGCGGCTGCAGCCGCAGTCGGAGCATCCGCACGGCATGCCGGACGCCGAGTTCGACACGCTGTTCACGACGGACAAGCCGATCATCTTCAACTTCCACGGCTATCCGTCACTCATCCACCAGCTCGCCTACCGCCGGCACGGGCACGGCCATCTGCACGTGCGCGGATACAAGGAGGAGGGCACCACGACGACGCCGTTCGACATGGCCATGCTCAACGACATCGATCGTTACCACCTGGTCATGGACGTCATCGACCGCGTCCCCGGCCTCGGCTCCAAGGCCGCGCATCTGCGGCAGCGGATGAGCGACGCCCGGCTGCGCGCCCGCGCGTACACCCGTGAGTTGGGCGAGGACCCCGTGGAGATCAGCTCGTGGACATGGCCGGCCGCATTCTCGTCCTGA
- a CDS encoding cation:proton antiporter → MHETAVLFLEFGAVLLGLGVLGALALRIGISPIPLYLIAGLAFGTGGVLPLATSEEFISVGAELGVVLLLLTLGLEYNADELVTSLTGNARAGIVDLVLNAAPGAICALLLGWGPVAAVAMAGVTYATSSGIAAKVLTDLGWIGNRETPTVLSLLVFEDLTMAIYLPVLTTVLAGLSLVSGAISVGIALATVTVVLVVALRFGRFIEAFVSSPSSEVLLLKVVGLALLVAGLAQQLQVSAAVGAFLVGIALSGELAEGAQALLAPLRDLFAAVFFVFFGLQTDPAKILPVAGLAALLALVSMVTKLLTGVYAARRAGIAKAGQARAGIALIPRGEFNIVIAGLAVGAGAHPDLGALAAAYVLILAAFGPLAAKLVQPFITAIAKRA, encoded by the coding sequence TTGCACGAAACCGCGGTCCTTTTCCTCGAATTCGGTGCTGTCCTTCTCGGCCTGGGTGTGCTCGGCGCCCTGGCCCTGCGCATCGGCATCTCTCCCATCCCGCTCTATCTGATCGCCGGCCTGGCGTTCGGCACCGGCGGCGTGCTGCCGCTGGCGACCAGCGAGGAGTTCATCTCCGTCGGCGCCGAGCTCGGCGTGGTGTTGCTGCTGCTGACGCTGGGCCTGGAGTACAACGCCGACGAGCTGGTGACCAGCCTGACCGGCAATGCCCGCGCGGGCATCGTCGACCTGGTGCTCAACGCCGCGCCCGGCGCGATCTGCGCGCTGCTGCTGGGCTGGGGACCGGTCGCGGCCGTGGCCATGGCGGGCGTCACCTACGCCACCTCCTCCGGCATCGCCGCCAAGGTGCTGACCGACCTGGGATGGATCGGCAACAGGGAGACGCCGACGGTGCTGTCACTGCTGGTGTTCGAGGACCTGACGATGGCGATCTACCTGCCGGTGCTGACGACCGTGCTGGCCGGGCTGAGCCTGGTGAGCGGGGCGATCTCCGTCGGCATCGCGCTGGCCACCGTGACCGTGGTGCTGGTCGTGGCGCTGCGGTTCGGGCGGTTCATCGAGGCGTTCGTGTCCAGCCCGAGCTCCGAGGTGCTGCTGCTCAAGGTGGTCGGGCTCGCCCTGCTGGTGGCGGGGCTGGCGCAGCAACTGCAGGTGTCGGCGGCGGTGGGCGCGTTCCTGGTGGGGATCGCGCTGTCCGGGGAGCTGGCCGAGGGCGCGCAGGCGCTGCTGGCGCCGCTGCGGGACCTGTTCGCGGCGGTGTTCTTCGTGTTCTTCGGGCTCCAGACCGATCCGGCGAAGATCCTGCCGGTGGCGGGCCTGGCGGCGCTGCTGGCGCTGGTGAGCATGGTGACCAAGCTCCTCACCGGCGTGTACGCGGCCCGGCGGGCCGGCATCGCCAAGGCCGGGCAGGCGCGGGCGGGCATCGCGCTCATCCCGCGCGGCGAGTTCAACATCGTGATCGCCGGTCTGGCGGTGGGCGCGGGCGCTCATCCCGACCTGGGGGCGCTGGCGGCGGCGTACGTGCTCATCCTGGCGGCGTTCGGCCCGCTCGCCGCCAAGCTCGTGCAACCATTCATCACGGCCATCGCCAAGCGGGCCTGA
- a CDS encoding acetate/propionate family kinase, which translates to MAGRILVLNTGSSSIKYELVDVRTRDRPARGLVERIGEAGPGRLTHRAGDGPPYVRERPFPGHGEGLDAMMEAFAAAGPELAPVAVGHRVVHGGTRFTEAVLIDDGVIAAIEELAPLAPLHNPVNLTGIRVARKAFPGVPQVAVFDTAFHRTLPPEAYTYAVPREWGVRRFGFHGTSCAYVSRRAAAILGRDLAELDLIVLHLGNGASATAISGGRSVDTSMGMTPLEGLVMGTRSGDVDPALAGYLARVDGLDAQQIEQALSRHGGLLALTGTGDMREVRGRDDEAARLALEIYTRRIRKYVGAYYALLGRVDAIVFTGGVGEHDAATRAASLAGLARLGITVDPALNQADADGERAVSPAGAEVPVLVVPTDEEWEIARQALSLIAGSP; encoded by the coding sequence ATGGCCGGCCGCATTCTCGTCCTGAACACCGGCTCCTCGTCGATCAAGTACGAGCTGGTGGACGTCCGCACCCGGGACCGGCCGGCCAGAGGGCTGGTGGAACGCATCGGCGAGGCCGGCCCGGGGCGGCTCACGCACCGGGCCGGTGACGGGCCGCCGTACGTGCGTGAGCGGCCGTTTCCCGGGCACGGCGAGGGGCTGGACGCCATGATGGAGGCGTTCGCCGCGGCGGGGCCCGAACTGGCGCCCGTCGCGGTCGGGCACCGTGTCGTGCACGGCGGGACCCGGTTCACCGAGGCCGTGCTGATCGACGACGGGGTGATCGCGGCGATCGAGGAGCTGGCCCCGCTCGCGCCCCTGCACAATCCGGTCAACCTCACCGGGATCAGGGTCGCGCGCAAGGCGTTCCCCGGGGTGCCGCAGGTGGCCGTGTTCGACACGGCGTTCCACCGCACGCTGCCGCCGGAGGCGTACACGTATGCCGTGCCGCGCGAGTGGGGGGTGCGGCGCTTCGGCTTCCACGGCACCTCCTGCGCGTACGTCTCCCGCCGCGCCGCCGCCATCCTCGGCCGTGACCTGGCGGAACTCGACCTGATCGTGCTGCACCTGGGCAACGGCGCGAGCGCCACCGCCATCTCCGGCGGTCGCAGCGTCGACACCTCCATGGGCATGACGCCGCTGGAGGGGCTGGTCATGGGCACCCGCTCCGGCGACGTCGACCCGGCGCTCGCCGGCTACCTGGCCCGGGTGGACGGGCTCGACGCCCAGCAGATCGAGCAGGCGCTCAGCCGCCACGGCGGCCTGCTCGCGCTGACCGGGACCGGCGACATGCGCGAGGTACGCGGCCGGGACGACGAGGCGGCCAGGCTGGCGCTGGAGATCTACACCCGGCGGATCCGCAAGTACGTCGGCGCCTACTACGCGCTGCTCGGCAGGGTGGACGCGATCGTGTTCACCGGCGGGGTGGGCGAGCACGACGCCGCCACGCGTGCCGCGTCCCTGGCGGGGCTCGCCCGGCTCGGCATCACCGTGGACCCGGCGCTCAACCAGGCCGATGCGGACGGCGAACGGGCCGTCTCGCCGGCGGGGGCGGAGGTGCCCGTGCTGGTCGTCCCGACCGACGAGGAATGGGAGATCGCCCGCCAGGCCCTCTCCCTCATCGCCGGATCGCCCTGA
- a CDS encoding cation:proton antiporter regulatory subunit, with protein sequence MEVEQTALPGIGLRHDFTTRAGRRVGVVSHRTGRRDLVIYDEDDPDRACQTVTLNDEEADALAELLGAPRIVQRLNELHQQVEGLVSVQLPIPADSPYAGRPMGEARVRTRTGASIVAVVRAGRVVASPGPDFVFQAGDVVVVVGSQDSTAEVADILARG encoded by the coding sequence GTGGAGGTCGAGCAAACAGCATTGCCGGGCATCGGGCTGCGTCACGACTTCACCACCCGGGCCGGTCGGCGGGTAGGCGTCGTGTCTCACCGCACCGGCCGCCGGGACCTGGTGATCTACGACGAGGACGATCCCGACCGCGCCTGCCAGACGGTCACGCTGAACGACGAGGAGGCCGACGCCCTGGCCGAGCTGCTCGGCGCCCCGCGCATCGTGCAGCGGCTCAACGAGCTGCACCAGCAGGTCGAGGGCCTGGTCAGCGTGCAGCTGCCGATCCCAGCAGACTCCCCGTACGCGGGACGCCCCATGGGAGAGGCCCGCGTGCGCACCCGCACCGGCGCCTCCATCGTGGCCGTCGTGCGCGCTGGCCGGGTGGTCGCCAGCCCCGGGCCCGATTTCGTGTTCCAGGCAGGCGACGTCGTGGTCGTCGTGGGCAGCCAGGACAGCACCGCCGAGGTGGCCGACATCCTGGCGCGAGGGTAG